The following are encoded in a window of Sinorhizobium sojae CCBAU 05684 genomic DNA:
- a CDS encoding ATP-binding protein: MLRESGTRTPRRAAGRGGRAGSSFAQGGERRIVTALCYDLVGSTDLLHLMDMEDYQDLMSAFQHATRQSIAAQSGVIQHEAGDGGVALFPIELDARDAASLAIRAGLGIVDACKRVGREGGREDLGVRVGIATSIALVRDQSQESGTEEPVTGAALAMATRLEAIADPNSVLVSEDTRNLAGRSHAFVFQGSKTLKGFAEPEKVWRALGHKIEVDRFYAYGRVTGPLINRESELAAIGSLWDGVLGGRGAVALIEGEAGMGKSRLLRELRRRTRDWRANLLFFQCLPGGLRSTLHPLLHSFPAETGQMGPTAAAVQALFERNGIVDAEVTDVFTYLLGAQGPGQPLQNDSPSTIREKAYRAVDRALEAICRNGPVVIAVEDIHWIDPTSRDLLGEAARIIYRFPAFLVLTSRPGLPLEWLDAAKPRRLPLRPLDRDETRLAIKAKWPQHRLEALPELFEVTERISGGVPLFIEEICQWVAENVDAGRKSLSESFKPTHLSAFEAILDARLEHLGSAREVARAAAAAGTHVTLPLLRALLPDFGKKAIAAAADTLCETGFLTRIRVPGPIAYGFRHVLIQETIYNALLRKQRQVLHRRLYAAVGENRSMAAWIDTGRLAEHAERAGLLEEAIDLYIAAGKESSSRSAMIEARQYLEHALTLCGRCGQGRQLESRQLSALTALGPILTGLVGLNSPPARKLYEDGVEIARRRPMEEQANWFPIYWGWWLTGSDFRVMHDRALEVQSMLATTEDPEIQLQVNHCIWAIDFNLGRHRETQEAIKAGLALYDLRRAQKSRTEFGGHDAKVCGLGQLALSLWLTGRTKASDAALSRMIVFVDRIGHVPSKAHSLDTEAVSAFYRDDFEHLAHISERMAEFAGKHGMQSLSGLALLFRGWAEAHRGDLASGHKRLRDGLELLRSLGAVADLPIYLYMHASLLGRAGSFATAIEVADEAIAKVKETGHAYWLAELHRCRAVLKSRAGAQKDALGADLGAAADIAESQGARALIRRARRSIRELGVVVRK, translated from the coding sequence ATGCTGCGCGAAAGCGGGACCAGGACACCACGGAGAGCGGCCGGGCGCGGAGGGCGCGCGGGCAGTTCCTTTGCGCAGGGAGGCGAGCGGCGCATCGTCACGGCGCTCTGCTATGATCTCGTCGGGTCGACCGATCTCCTGCATCTCATGGACATGGAGGACTATCAGGATCTGATGTCCGCCTTTCAGCATGCGACGAGGCAGTCCATCGCTGCTCAATCCGGCGTCATTCAGCACGAGGCCGGCGACGGCGGGGTTGCGCTTTTTCCGATCGAACTCGACGCAAGGGATGCCGCATCGCTTGCGATCCGGGCAGGGCTCGGGATCGTCGATGCCTGCAAACGGGTCGGTCGCGAGGGCGGGCGGGAGGATTTGGGTGTTCGCGTCGGTATCGCCACGTCCATCGCGCTCGTCCGCGACCAGTCGCAGGAAAGCGGGACGGAAGAGCCGGTGACCGGCGCCGCGCTCGCCATGGCCACCCGGCTCGAGGCCATCGCCGATCCCAACAGCGTTCTCGTTTCCGAGGACACGCGGAACCTCGCTGGGCGCTCGCATGCCTTCGTGTTCCAGGGCAGCAAGACACTCAAGGGCTTTGCCGAACCCGAAAAGGTCTGGCGTGCGCTCGGACACAAGATCGAAGTCGACCGCTTCTATGCCTATGGCAGGGTCACGGGCCCCCTTATCAATCGCGAAAGCGAATTGGCTGCCATCGGCTCCCTCTGGGACGGCGTCTTGGGTGGGCGCGGGGCGGTTGCCCTGATTGAGGGCGAGGCCGGGATGGGCAAGTCGCGGCTGCTGCGCGAACTGCGCAGGCGGACCCGCGACTGGCGCGCGAATCTCCTCTTCTTCCAGTGCCTGCCGGGTGGGTTGCGCTCGACGCTGCATCCGCTGCTGCATAGTTTTCCTGCTGAAACCGGACAGATGGGCCCCACGGCGGCGGCAGTGCAGGCCCTCTTCGAGCGCAACGGCATAGTGGACGCGGAAGTCACCGATGTCTTTACCTATCTGCTCGGAGCACAGGGGCCAGGTCAGCCCCTGCAGAACGATAGCCCCAGTACGATCCGCGAGAAGGCATATCGCGCCGTCGATCGCGCGCTTGAAGCGATCTGCCGAAACGGGCCGGTCGTCATCGCTGTCGAGGACATCCACTGGATCGATCCCACATCCCGGGATCTGCTCGGCGAGGCCGCACGCATCATTTATCGATTCCCCGCGTTCCTCGTCCTGACGTCGCGTCCCGGCCTGCCCCTGGAATGGCTCGACGCGGCAAAACCCAGGCGGCTGCCGCTACGGCCGCTCGACCGCGACGAGACAAGATTGGCGATAAAGGCCAAATGGCCGCAGCACCGGCTGGAGGCGCTTCCAGAACTCTTCGAGGTGACGGAACGGATTTCCGGCGGCGTTCCTCTCTTCATCGAGGAGATCTGCCAATGGGTGGCTGAGAATGTCGACGCCGGCAGGAAGAGCCTGTCGGAGAGCTTCAAGCCGACGCATTTGTCGGCATTCGAGGCAATCCTCGACGCTCGGCTGGAGCATCTGGGCTCGGCGCGAGAGGTGGCGCGCGCAGCGGCCGCCGCCGGCACGCATGTGACCTTGCCGCTGCTTCGCGCGTTGCTGCCCGACTTCGGCAAGAAGGCTATCGCAGCCGCGGCAGACACGCTCTGCGAGACCGGATTCCTGACGCGTATCCGGGTGCCCGGACCGATCGCCTACGGCTTTCGCCACGTGCTGATCCAGGAGACGATCTATAACGCGCTCCTGCGCAAGCAGCGGCAGGTGCTGCATCGGCGCCTCTATGCCGCCGTCGGTGAAAATCGTTCGATGGCGGCGTGGATCGATACGGGGAGACTGGCCGAGCATGCGGAACGGGCCGGGCTCCTTGAGGAGGCTATCGACCTGTACATTGCGGCCGGAAAGGAAAGCTCGAGCCGCTCGGCGATGATAGAGGCGCGGCAATATCTGGAACACGCTCTTACCCTTTGCGGCCGGTGTGGCCAGGGACGCCAGCTCGAGTCACGGCAGCTTTCGGCGCTGACGGCGCTGGGGCCGATCCTCACGGGCCTTGTGGGCCTGAATTCACCGCCCGCCCGCAAGCTTTATGAAGACGGCGTCGAGATCGCCCGCCGACGGCCGATGGAGGAGCAGGCGAACTGGTTTCCGATCTATTGGGGCTGGTGGCTCACGGGTTCCGATTTCCGCGTCATGCACGATCGCGCGCTGGAGGTGCAGTCGATGCTGGCGACGACCGAGGACCCGGAAATCCAACTCCAGGTCAACCATTGCATCTGGGCAATCGATTTCAATCTCGGGCGGCACCGCGAGACGCAGGAGGCGATCAAGGCGGGCCTGGCGCTCTACGACCTGCGACGCGCGCAGAAAAGCCGCACGGAATTCGGTGGCCATGACGCGAAGGTCTGCGGTCTCGGACAATTGGCGCTTTCCCTGTGGCTGACGGGGCGGACGAAGGCATCGGATGCTGCGCTTTCGCGGATGATCGTATTCGTCGACCGGATCGGCCACGTCCCGAGCAAGGCGCATTCGCTCGATACCGAGGCGGTCTCCGCCTTCTATCGGGACGATTTCGAGCACCTCGCCCATATCTCGGAGCGCATGGCGGAGTTTGCCGGGAAGCACGGGATGCAATCTCTGTCCGGCCTGGCGCTCTTGTTCCGAGGTTGGGCGGAGGCGCACAGGGGAGATCTTGCAAGCGGGCACAAGCGATTACGTGACGGATTGGAGCTTTTGAGAAGCCTCGGCGCGGTCGCGGATTTGCCGATCTATCTTTACATGCATGCAAGCCTGTTGGGGCGTGCCGGAAGTTTCGCGACCGCCATCGAGGTTGCGGACGAAGCGATCGCAAAGGTGAAGGAAACCGGCCATGCCTATTGGTTGGCGGAGCTGCACCGTTGCCGGGCGGTGCTCAAGTCCCGGGCCGGCGCGCAAAAAGACGCGCTTGGGGCCGACCTCGGTGCCGCCGCCGACATTGCCGAAAGCCAGGGTGCAAGGGCGCTCATCAGGCGCGCCCGGCGGTCGATCCGGGAGCTTGGTGTTGTTGTCCGGAAGTGA
- a CDS encoding AbrB family transcriptional regulator has translation MKPEQPATPMPPKNAGMGHLHQAVQWFVLVALSLVFAAVLEAIGIPAGLLMGPMAAGAIVGMNGGTIRLPRQFFFCVQFILAMMIAGSMRPDLFATLSGNWPLFLAVILSVISVSTLSGWTITRMRILPGTTAIWGSSAGAASTMLLMADAYGADVRLVAFMQYLRVVFVASAAALVAHFWVSGAEAGQPTAWFEPIAALPFLATLAVGVAGGLLGKVLRVPAGAFLVPFAIGSALNVSGTLTIELPQWLLALSFALLGWNIGLGFTRSIVAHARRAFLPTVVSILVLMAFSGLLALLLIKAVGIDPLTAYLATSPGGLDSIAVIAASSDVDLPFVMALQTARLLIITLIGPVLARFVADRA, from the coding sequence GTGAAGCCGGAACAGCCTGCCACGCCGATGCCGCCAAAGAATGCCGGGATGGGGCATCTGCACCAGGCGGTTCAATGGTTCGTGCTCGTTGCTCTCTCCCTGGTCTTCGCCGCCGTCTTGGAGGCGATCGGCATTCCGGCCGGCCTGCTGATGGGGCCGATGGCGGCGGGCGCCATCGTCGGCATGAACGGCGGCACGATCCGCCTGCCGCGCCAGTTCTTCTTCTGCGTCCAGTTCATCCTGGCGATGATGATCGCCGGCTCGATGCGGCCGGACCTGTTCGCAACCCTTTCCGGCAACTGGCCCCTTTTCCTCGCCGTCATCCTTTCGGTGATCAGCGTCAGCACGCTCTCGGGCTGGACGATCACGCGGATGCGCATCCTGCCGGGCACGACGGCGATCTGGGGATCCTCGGCCGGTGCCGCCTCGACCATGTTGCTGATGGCCGACGCCTATGGGGCGGACGTGCGACTGGTCGCCTTCATGCAATATCTGCGCGTCGTCTTCGTGGCGAGCGCCGCGGCCCTGGTCGCCCATTTCTGGGTCAGCGGCGCAGAAGCCGGACAGCCGACCGCCTGGTTCGAGCCGATCGCCGCCCTTCCCTTCCTTGCGACACTCGCGGTCGGCGTCGCCGGCGGGCTTCTCGGCAAGGTGCTGCGCGTGCCCGCCGGCGCCTTTCTCGTCCCCTTCGCCATCGGTTCAGCGCTGAATGTCAGCGGCACTTTGACGATCGAACTGCCGCAATGGCTGCTGGCGCTGTCATTCGCTCTTCTCGGCTGGAATATCGGCCTCGGTTTCACCCGCTCGATCGTGGCTCATGCGCGCCGCGCCTTCCTGCCGACGGTCGTCTCCATCCTCGTGCTCATGGCCTTTTCGGGATTGCTCGCCTTGCTGCTCATCAAGGCGGTCGGCATCGATCCCCTGACCGCCTATCTTGCCACCAGCCCCGGCGGCCTCGATTCGATCGCCGTCATCGCCGCCTCCAGCGATGTCGATCTCCCTTTCGTAATGGCACTGCAAACGGCGCGCCTGTTGATCATCACACTGATCGGCCCCGTGCTCGCCCGCTTCGTCGCCGATCGGGCGTGA
- a CDS encoding TfuA-like protein — protein MADTKVDSPILVFLGPTLRLTEAQFTLDAVYLQPAAQGDILLAAHAFRPRAMVLIDGQFEDRPAVRHKEILWAMAQGIVMIGAASMGALRAAELNDFGMIGVGLIYRWYRRFRLAPDDAVAVHSGPAELGFPPLTDSLVDLQRTSSALMREKRITPIERDELTKAARTLNFRDRTLAAVLDRAGWPPETAQALRQQMVGQKRLDAIAALQSAPALAHQASTTRRFPGWVATNTFLRDLEAGGIDIKLVNTYKL, from the coding sequence ATGGCCGACACGAAGGTCGATAGTCCGATCCTGGTCTTCCTTGGCCCGACGCTGCGTCTCACCGAGGCGCAGTTTACGCTCGACGCCGTCTACCTGCAGCCCGCCGCGCAAGGGGATATCCTGCTCGCCGCCCATGCCTTTCGTCCGCGCGCCATGGTGCTGATCGACGGCCAGTTCGAGGACCGGCCCGCTGTTCGCCACAAGGAGATCCTCTGGGCGATGGCGCAGGGCATCGTGATGATCGGCGCCGCCAGCATGGGCGCGCTCAGAGCGGCGGAGCTCAACGACTTCGGCATGATCGGCGTCGGCCTCATCTACCGGTGGTATCGGCGCTTTAGGCTTGCTCCGGACGATGCTGTGGCCGTCCATTCCGGACCGGCGGAGCTCGGCTTTCCACCGCTGACCGACTCGCTGGTCGATCTGCAGCGGACCTCTTCCGCGCTGATGCGCGAAAAGCGCATCACACCCATCGAGCGCGACGAACTCACCAAGGCCGCGCGAACCCTCAATTTCCGCGACCGCACCCTTGCGGCTGTGCTGGACAGGGCAGGCTGGCCCCCGGAGACGGCGCAAGCGCTTCGACAACAGATGGTCGGCCAGAAGAGGCTGGACGCCATTGCTGCGCTGCAGAGCGCGCCGGCGCTTGCGCATCAGGCAAGTACCACTCGGCGGTTTCCCGGGTGGGTGGCGACGAACACCTTCCTCAGGGACCTTGAAGCCGGCGGCATTGACATAAAATTAGTAAACACTTATAAATTGTAG
- a CDS encoding recombinase family protein has protein sequence MKQYIVYTRVSTDDQGKSGLGLEAQQRDIDIYLEQYSVVPYEVIATFQDVLSGADDNRPELTKALALARKTGAELLVAKLDRLSRKVSFIAAIMDDKRVNLRVASMPHADKFQLHIYAALAEQERDFISARTKAALQSAKARGVKLGGLRDKTNERNKAAKAKADRFAASVLPLVQKLRDAGETLQAIADALNDAGKQSPRGGQWTATSVKRVIERA, from the coding sequence ATGAAGCAATACATCGTTTACACAAGGGTGAGCACGGACGACCAAGGTAAGTCCGGTCTTGGCTTGGAAGCCCAACAGCGGGATATCGACATCTACCTAGAGCAATATTCGGTAGTGCCATACGAGGTCATAGCGACCTTTCAGGACGTTCTTTCAGGTGCCGACGATAACCGCCCGGAATTGACCAAGGCGCTTGCCCTTGCCCGTAAGACCGGCGCTGAACTGCTGGTGGCGAAGCTGGACCGACTTTCAAGAAAGGTGTCGTTCATCGCTGCCATTATGGACGATAAGCGCGTGAACCTTCGCGTTGCATCGATGCCGCATGCCGACAAGTTTCAACTACACATCTATGCCGCCTTGGCAGAGCAAGAACGCGACTTCATCAGCGCCCGGACCAAGGCAGCATTGCAGTCGGCAAAAGCTCGTGGCGTGAAGCTCGGTGGCTTGCGCGATAAGACCAACGAACGAAACAAAGCAGCCAAGGCTAAGGCGGATAGGTTCGCTGCATCGGTGCTGCCGCTGGTCCAGAAGCTACGGGATGCGGGCGAAACACTACAGGCTATTGCCGACGCACTGAACGATGCGGGCAAGCAATCGCCGCGTGGCGGACAGTGGACGGCTACCAGCGTCAAGCGGGTGATCGAACGCGCCTGA
- a CDS encoding portal protein, translated as MTNEEEAILRTITPQIKSAVTWSNSHIANKQEQALKHYKREALPGDEKLRGKSKWVSPKVQQHVDWLSGQLIRIFDAPENVVEFCGIGPEDEAIAQQQTRTVNWILKTKNSHGAYLQPWIQNGLLTGLGVITAEFETYTEESLPRLLKNVPNEMLVALNQQEEAGQIIIEEVGKAQVQPGPMGIVETRDLKIRTVKRIPCFNILSVAPEDFIVSKDAKFDNETGGIAAKIQGHRKLISKGDLLEMGFDVDKVNALPAASDKTDGIALERSKDLAGERGVGPDDVEVFTIYTKAKIGKDKKARHYRLTIGGDIENSPVLLDYTEVSRFYPYSAFTPFPIADTLFSLGVADRLADDHILITRMYRHVLDSLSQHVNPIKVFNPDTTNGDDLLNSHAGALVRSTDPTGGISFNVPPFAGADAMPVIDQLSQSLEFSTGTGPTMIGVNAEDFQRTSATAANLRSNASQLLIEMISRFFADTGYKYLVKIVVDLLIQKPDEAAELVSRLTNQAIPLDEFSTDYDVATSVAFGVMSRDQSRQSLTNLFNMQMQLKAAGMPFIQDQHVYATVAKLVETDGFKNVGSFAADPTTLPPAPPPPPPVDPNAGLIEIEKVKAQLKSQSDELNRQAELTKFAAEMDLKRDQMAQDRELKKAEIEAKYAAQVAIEQLKLEQRAPRDPMGNII; from the coding sequence ATGACTAACGAAGAAGAAGCCATTCTAAGGACCATCACGCCACAAATCAAATCGGCTGTCACTTGGTCGAATAGCCACATTGCCAACAAGCAAGAGCAAGCGCTTAAACACTACAAACGTGAAGCGCTTCCCGGTGATGAAAAGCTAAGGGGCAAATCGAAGTGGGTTAGTCCGAAGGTCCAGCAGCATGTTGACTGGCTTTCTGGACAGCTTATCCGCATTTTCGATGCTCCTGAAAACGTCGTTGAATTTTGTGGCATCGGTCCGGAAGACGAAGCGATTGCACAACAGCAGACGCGAACGGTTAATTGGATTCTGAAGACGAAGAACAGCCATGGTGCTTATCTTCAGCCTTGGATTCAAAACGGTCTTTTGACCGGTCTTGGTGTCATCACTGCCGAATTCGAGACCTACACGGAAGAGTCCCTTCCCCGCCTTCTGAAGAACGTTCCGAACGAAATGCTTGTTGCCCTGAATCAACAGGAAGAAGCCGGTCAAATCATCATCGAAGAAGTCGGCAAAGCTCAGGTCCAGCCCGGACCCATGGGCATTGTCGAAACCCGCGACTTGAAAATCAGGACCGTGAAGCGCATTCCTTGCTTCAACATCCTGTCGGTTGCTCCTGAAGATTTCATCGTCTCGAAAGACGCCAAGTTCGATAACGAAACGGGCGGCATCGCCGCTAAGATTCAGGGGCACCGCAAGCTGATTTCCAAGGGCGATCTTTTGGAAATGGGTTTTGACGTGGATAAGGTCAACGCTCTTCCGGCTGCATCTGACAAAACGGATGGAATTGCTCTTGAGCGGTCCAAAGACCTTGCCGGTGAACGCGGTGTTGGTCCGGACGATGTCGAAGTCTTTACAATCTACACGAAAGCCAAGATTGGCAAGGACAAGAAGGCTCGGCACTACCGCCTGACTATTGGCGGTGACATCGAAAACAGCCCTGTCTTGCTCGATTATACCGAAGTGAGCCGTTTTTATCCGTATTCGGCTTTCACACCCTTCCCCATCGCCGACACACTGTTTTCGCTTGGCGTTGCGGATCGGCTTGCCGACGATCACATTTTGATTACGCGGATGTATCGTCACGTACTCGACAGCCTGTCTCAGCACGTCAATCCGATCAAGGTTTTCAACCCGGACACCACTAATGGTGACGACCTGTTGAACTCGCATGCGGGCGCGCTTGTCCGTTCGACCGATCCGACAGGCGGCATTTCCTTTAACGTCCCGCCCTTCGCTGGTGCCGATGCAATGCCGGTGATTGACCAACTGTCGCAATCGCTGGAATTCAGCACGGGCACTGGTCCGACCATGATCGGAGTGAACGCGGAAGATTTCCAACGCACGTCCGCTACTGCCGCAAACCTTCGTTCCAACGCGTCTCAGCTTCTTATTGAGATGATCAGCCGGTTTTTCGCTGACACTGGTTACAAGTATCTCGTCAAGATCGTTGTCGATCTACTCATTCAGAAGCCGGACGAAGCCGCCGAACTGGTTTCCCGATTGACGAACCAAGCCATTCCGCTGGACGAATTCAGCACTGATTATGACGTGGCAACGTCGGTCGCCTTCGGTGTGATGTCTCGTGATCAGTCGCGGCAATCGCTTACGAACCTCTTCAACATGCAAATGCAACTGAAGGCAGCGGGCATGCCGTTCATTCAGGATCAGCACGTTTACGCGACGGTTGCCAAGCTTGTCGAAACGGATGGATTCAAGAACGTCGGCAGCTTTGCCGCCGATCCAACTACCCTGCCGCCCGCGCCCCCCCCCCCGCCGCCTGTCGATCCGAACGCCGGTTTGATCGAAATCGAGAAGGTCAAGGCGCAACTGAAGTCGCAATCAGACGAACTGAACCGCCAAGCCGAATTGACCAAGTTTGCCGCTGAAATGGACCTTAAGCGCGATCAGATGGCGCAAGACCGTGAATTGAAGAAGGCGGAAATTGAAGCCAAGTACGCGGCACAAGTCGCCATCGAACAACTGAAACTTGAACAGCGCGCCCCGCGTGATCCAATGGGGAACATCATATGA
- a CDS encoding ATP-dependent DNA helicase encodes MQFAPQQDEALKAVSRWLKEGRSQLFRLFGYAGTGKTTLARHFAEHVDGDVLFAAFTGKAAQVLRSKGASNAKTIHSLIYRPRGEEEVADEETGKTSIAPMFAINRQSPVAKAALIIVDECSMVDEALGKDLMSFGTPILVLGDPGQLPPVSGGGFFTNQEPDYLLTEIHRQARDNPIIQLAMQVREGREITHGDYGTARVISKAEVTQPLVLEADQVLVGTNRTRRRYNQRLRELKGFTSDYPQSGDKLVCLRNDPAKGLLNGSLWQVMSSSKETVKPGINLMIRPEDDDMDRGAAKIKLLKAAFEDVEGEIPWSTRKRYDEFDYGYALTVHKAQGSQWDNVVLFDESFAFRDTRERWLYTGITRASERLTIVR; translated from the coding sequence ATGCAGTTCGCTCCGCAACAGGACGAGGCCCTGAAGGCCGTTTCGCGCTGGCTGAAGGAAGGCCGCTCACAGCTTTTCCGGCTGTTCGGCTATGCCGGCACCGGCAAGACGACTCTTGCGCGGCATTTCGCCGAGCATGTCGATGGCGACGTATTGTTTGCCGCCTTCACCGGCAAGGCCGCGCAGGTGTTGCGCTCGAAGGGCGCAAGCAATGCCAAAACCATCCACTCGCTGATCTACCGGCCGCGCGGGGAGGAGGAGGTGGCGGATGAGGAAACCGGCAAGACCTCGATCGCGCCGATGTTCGCCATCAACCGCCAGAGCCCCGTCGCAAAAGCGGCGCTGATCATCGTCGACGAATGCTCGATGGTGGACGAGGCGCTCGGCAAGGATCTGATGAGCTTCGGCACGCCCATCCTCGTGCTCGGCGATCCGGGGCAATTGCCGCCGGTGTCGGGCGGCGGGTTCTTCACCAATCAGGAGCCGGATTACCTGCTCACGGAGATCCACCGGCAGGCACGCGACAACCCGATCATCCAGCTCGCCATGCAAGTGCGCGAAGGCAGGGAGATCACGCATGGCGACTACGGCACGGCGCGGGTGATCTCCAAGGCGGAGGTGACGCAGCCCCTCGTATTGGAGGCCGACCAGGTGCTTGTCGGCACCAACCGCACGCGGCGGCGCTATAATCAGCGCCTGCGCGAGTTGAAGGGCTTTACCAGCGACTATCCGCAATCGGGCGACAAGCTCGTCTGCCTCAGGAACGATCCGGCCAAGGGCCTGCTCAACGGCTCGCTCTGGCAGGTGATGAGTTCGTCGAAGGAAACCGTGAAGCCGGGGATCAACCTGATGATCCGCCCCGAAGACGACGACATGGATCGCGGCGCCGCCAAGATCAAGCTCCTGAAGGCGGCTTTCGAGGATGTCGAGGGCGAGATTCCCTGGTCCACGCGCAAGCGCTACGACGAGTTCGACTATGGCTATGCGCTGACGGTGCACAAGGCGCAGGGCTCACAGTGGGACAATGTCGTCCTCTTCGACGAGAGCTTTGCCTTCCGCGACACGCGCGAGCGCTGGCTCTATACCGGCATCACCCGCGCGTCAGAACGGTTGACGATCGTCCGGTGA
- a CDS encoding YcaO-like family protein — MHLPLAHRKATEDMGSRFHALLHLCRAARITRIGELTGLDRVGLPVVQAVRPAALSEVTALGRGLSREEAAVGAIMEALERYFAESIPPERIFVATADELGIAEGLFENLLVEEQAVDWRSRRIRWISGLDVVRGSRLPVPLELVHTCYTDPPPEYDGLFQRTTTGLACHCDGHRAFLHGLLECVERDAIARAFATHGFFDRTRIAITGLGDGVEHILSVAGCCGVSFGLWLAPSPTGIPVVWCQTIETGAGEPILALPTEGYAAGSDLATAASSAMLEALAARAGAISGARDDQTRRHYRRSRDAVVAMARQLIVEATPPTTAAAEPGAASDLASLIDSITSAGLGPILAVPVGRDEETGVECVRTVLAGARPFFELR, encoded by the coding sequence TTGCATCTTCCGCTCGCTCATCGCAAAGCTACCGAAGACATGGGCAGCCGCTTTCACGCGCTTTTGCATCTCTGCCGTGCTGCACGGATCACCCGGATCGGTGAACTGACAGGCCTCGACCGCGTCGGATTGCCCGTGGTGCAGGCCGTCAGGCCCGCCGCTCTCTCCGAAGTGACGGCCCTCGGGCGCGGCCTGTCGAGAGAAGAGGCGGCAGTGGGTGCAATCATGGAAGCGCTTGAGCGCTACTTCGCAGAATCCATTCCGCCGGAGCGGATCTTCGTCGCGACCGCCGACGAACTCGGAATCGCCGAAGGATTGTTCGAAAATCTCCTGGTGGAAGAGCAAGCGGTAGATTGGCGTTCGAGGCGCATTCGATGGATCTCCGGCCTCGATGTCGTGAGGGGGTCTCGACTGCCGGTGCCGCTGGAGCTCGTGCACACCTGTTATACCGATCCGCCTCCCGAATATGATGGCCTTTTCCAGAGGACGACGACGGGCCTCGCCTGTCACTGCGACGGCCACCGCGCGTTCCTGCACGGCCTTCTCGAATGTGTCGAGCGGGACGCCATCGCCCGAGCCTTTGCGACCCACGGCTTCTTCGATCGCACGCGCATCGCCATTACCGGTCTTGGCGATGGGGTCGAACACATCCTCTCGGTCGCCGGTTGCTGCGGCGTCTCCTTCGGGCTTTGGCTCGCCCCGTCGCCGACGGGCATTCCGGTCGTCTGGTGCCAGACGATCGAAACAGGCGCCGGAGAGCCGATCCTGGCGCTTCCGACCGAAGGCTATGCGGCGGGCTCCGACCTCGCGACGGCGGCTTCGAGTGCTATGCTGGAGGCGCTCGCAGCGCGGGCGGGGGCGATCTCCGGCGCGCGCGACGATCAAACGCGCAGGCACTACAGGAGAAGCCGCGACGCCGTCGTGGCGATGGCTCGCCAACTTATCGTTGAGGCGACGCCACCGACCACTGCGGCAGCGGAACCGGGCGCGGCGAGCGATCTCGCATCGCTTATCGACAGCATCACTTCCGCAGGGTTGGGCCCGATCCTGGCCGTGCCGGTCGGAAGGGATGAGGAAACCGGCGTGGAATGCGTGCGAACCGTCCTTGCCGGCGCCCGCCCGTTCTTCGAGTTGCGGTGA
- a CDS encoding LysE family translocator yields MSSTGLLISFLITTAFFAYIPGPAMLYAAAQTMARGRWSGLMAALGIHIGGYVHVVAAAAGLSVLFHAVPALYLGVKLAGAAYLIWLGLSLFRARMQGHVAVPEAQKRSGQRALLESIAVEVLNPKTAIFFVAFLPQFIDVASTIPVWVQFVALGTIVNLIFSSADIVCVALAGTVVSSLKRSSRAQRLVQRAGGATLIGLGAHLAFQKG; encoded by the coding sequence GTGTCGTCGACCGGATTGCTGATCAGCTTTCTCATCACAACAGCCTTCTTCGCCTATATTCCGGGGCCGGCCATGCTCTACGCTGCAGCCCAGACAATGGCGCGCGGGCGCTGGTCCGGCCTGATGGCTGCACTCGGTATCCATATAGGCGGCTATGTGCACGTCGTTGCCGCCGCTGCAGGACTTTCCGTCCTCTTTCACGCCGTTCCCGCCTTGTATTTGGGCGTCAAGTTGGCCGGCGCCGCCTATCTGATCTGGCTCGGCTTATCGCTCTTCCGCGCCAGGATGCAGGGCCATGTCGCAGTGCCGGAAGCCCAAAAAAGGTCCGGTCAGCGCGCATTGCTTGAAAGCATCGCAGTCGAGGTTCTCAATCCCAAAACCGCAATCTTCTTCGTAGCCTTCCTGCCGCAATTTATCGATGTTGCTTCGACTATTCCCGTATGGGTGCAGTTTGTCGCCCTGGGGACGATCGTCAACCTGATCTTCTCATCGGCCGACATCGTCTGCGTGGCGCTCGCCGGTACCGTCGTGTCAAGCCTGAAGCGCTCATCGCGGGCGCAGCGTCTTGTTCAGCGCGCCGGCGGCGCTACGCTTATTGGCTTGGGGGCGCATCTCGCCTTTCAGAAGGGGTAG